From Argopecten irradians isolate NY chromosome 2, Ai_NY, whole genome shotgun sequence, the proteins below share one genomic window:
- the LOC138316772 gene encoding DNA topoisomerase 1-like, whose amino-acid sequence MDTSHKHNEKYIFDTSHKHKEKYIVDTSHKHKEKDVVDTLHRHIEKYIVDTSHWHKEKDIVDTSHKHKEKYIVDTSHKHKEKYIVDTSHKHIEKGIVDTLHRHKEKYIVDTSYKHKEKDIVDTSHKHK is encoded by the coding sequence ATGGATACATCACATAAGCACAATGAGAAATACATCTTTGACACATCACATAAGCACAAAGAGAAATACATCGTGGACACATCACATAAGCACAAAGAGAAAGACGTCGTAGACACATTACATAGGCACATAGAGAAATACATCGTAGACACATCACATTGGCACAAAGAGAAAGACATCGTGGACACATCACATAAGCACAAAGAGAAATACATCGTGGACACATCACATAAGCACAAAGAGAAATACATCGTGGACACATCACATAAGCACATAGAGAAAGGCATCGTAGACACATTACATAGGCACAAAGAGAAATACATAGTGGACACATCATATAAGCACAAAGAGAAAGACATCGTGGACACATCACATAAGCACAAATAG